From a single Capsicum annuum cultivar UCD-10X-F1 chromosome 12, UCD10Xv1.1, whole genome shotgun sequence genomic region:
- the LOC124889750 gene encoding uncharacterized protein LOC124889750, translating to MTEYANSCSSVRDIQPINLVFDEIPSFNLGLTQDEDVNVCSTSMEELRSKQHSDPVKTVKIMKQKKVHYSADGKLEMNLEEFKEWLKKFDVDKDGKISKEELQEVVRSTGGRFCRIKGWRGMKFADTNKSGFIDENELNNLVEFAQKYLHVRIVY from the exons ATGACAGAATATGCAAATAGTTGTAGTTCGGTTAGAGACATTCAACCGATTAatttagtttttgatgaaattccGTCGTTTAATCTTGGTTTAACACAAGATGAAGACGTTAACGTGTGTTCTACTAGCATGGAAGAGCTGAGATCGAAGCAGCATAGCGATCCTGTAAAGACTGTGAAAATCATGAAACAGAAA AAAGTCCATTATTCAGCAGATGGGAAACTCGAAATGAATTTGGAAGAGTTCAAGGAATGGTTGAAGAAGTTTGATGTAGACAAGGATGGGAAAATAAGCAAAGAAGAACTTCAAGAGGTGGTGCGATCCACCGGAGGTAGGTTTTGCCGGATAAAAGGCTGGCGGGGGATGAAATTTGCTGACACTAACAAGAGTGGATTTATTGATGAAAATGAACTCAATAATCTTGTAGAGTTTGCACAAAAATATTTACATGTGAGGATTGTTTATTAA